A window from Citrus sinensis cultivar Valencia sweet orange chromosome 3, DVS_A1.0, whole genome shotgun sequence encodes these proteins:
- the LOC102630540 gene encoding transcription factor MYB98-like: MELDTKLRDQTHHHASQQQPIFLSENYMKPELPFEVPSSKGTHITNNLQDFDRHHHDLDDDDGRHHLFVNLNGSSSTNPFAVHTPCFESLDAFPYNYSSSLNFDFYECKPFADHNYSSGNGQVMDNFQSGGYLNHHQQQQVNPVDILGSDHRSHMQLDFQEMKPVNFLVSDEVSCVSAGNGYYKKAGMDKNNNRAYHSVRKTMKIGKKSNVVKGQWTTEEDRLLIRLVDQFGIRKWSHIAQMLPGRIGKQCRERWHNHLRPDIKKDIWSEEEDKALIEAHAEIGNKWAEIAKRLPGRTENSIKNHWNATKRRQFSKRKCRSKYPRASLLQDYIKSLNLDAAGSSKHQRKNSSNINANNKSKAATKSSPPAAAEQDFCRSDHLVPDFDFNEVPDFDFDDKLFDENCSIDSLIEEMTCAPVVDHQKSLDMKVPPLDVPPVMEFEVKKELDLVEMISEANL, translated from the exons ATGGAGCTGGACACAAAGCTAAGAGACCAAACACATCATCATGCGAGCCAACAACAACCAATATTCTTGTCTGAAAATTACATGAAACCTGAGCTACCTTTTGAAGTCCCTTCATCGAAGGGTACTCATATAACTAATAATCTTCAGGATTTTGATCGTCACCACCATGATCTTGATGACGATGACGGTCGTCATCATCTGTTCGTTAATCTCAACGGATCCTCCTCAACAAACCCTTTTGCTGTTCACACTCCATGCTTTGAATCTCTTGATGCTTTCCCATACAATTACTCGTCATCATTAAACTTTGACTTTTATGAGTGCAAGCCATTTGCTGATCACAATTACAGTAGCGGCAACGGTCAAGTCATGGACAATTTCCAAAGTGGAGGATACCTAAATCATCATCAGCAACAGCAAGTGAATCCAGTCGATATTTTGGGATCCGATCATCGCAGCCACATGCAATTAGATTTTCAAGAAATGAAGCCTGtaaattttcttgtttccgATGAAGTTTCATGTGTAAGTGCTGGCAATGGTTACTATAAGAAAGCTGGCATGGATAAGAACAATAATAGAGCATATCATTCGGTAAGAAAGACGATGAAAATTGGTAAGAAGTCCAATGTAGTGAAGGGACAATGGACTACTGAAGAAGACAG GCTATTGATTCGGTTGGTCGATCAATTTGGGATAAGAAAATGGTCTCATATTGCTCAGATGTTGCCTGGAAGAATAGGCAAGCAGTGCAGAGAGAGATGGCATAACCATTTAAGGCCTGATATCAAG AAGGATATTTGGAGTGAGGAGGAAGATAAGGCGCTTATAGAGGCGCATGCAGAGATAGGAAACAAATGGGCAGAAATTGCAAAGAGGTTGCCTGGAAGAACTGAAAATTCAATCAAGAATCATTGGAATGCAACCAAGAGAAGGCAATTCTCGAAGCGAAAATGTCGTTCAAAATACCCCAGAGCCTCTCTTTTACAAGACTATATCAAGAGCTTGAACTTAGATGCAGCGGGTTCTTCAAAACACCAGAGAAAAAACTCCTCTAACATTAACGCTAATAACAAAAGCAAAGCAGCAACCAAGAGTAGCCCTCCAGCTGCCGCAGAGCAAGACTTTTGCCGTAGTGATCATTTGGTTCcggattttgattttaatgaggTCCCGGATTTTGATTTCGATGACAAGTTGTTTGATGAGAATTGTAGCATTGATTCTCTAATTGAAGAAATGACTTGTGCTCCTGTTGTTGATCATCAGAAAAGCTTGGACATGAAGGTGCCACCATTGGATGTGCCTCCAGTGATGGAGTTTGAAGTGAAGAAGGAGCTGGATTTAGTGGAAATGATCTCTGAAGCCAATCTTTGA
- the LOC102623059 gene encoding triose phosphate/phosphate translocator, non-green plastid, chloroplastic, producing the protein MQSAAAFTAAPNLPLLKPRRLSANHAPGHVVLCSKRHDSNVVPPSPSAFPPIRRSWSLSSTPSSMFRPWTAVPLRDPDTTGRSQATAVPESAGGEEHQTTELARKIEVLLLMGLWYFFNIIFNIYNKQVLKVYRFPVTVTTCQFGVGTVLVLLLWTFNLYRPKVSSTQLAAILPLALVHTLGNLFTNMSLGKVAVSFTHTIKATEPFFSVLLSAMFLGEFPTLWVVGSLIPIMGGVALASVTEVSFNWAGFWSAMASNLTNQSRNVLSKKVMVNKEEALDNITLFSIITVMSFILMIPVTLIMEGVTFTPAYLQSAGLNLKEVYVRSLIAAICYHAYQQVSYMILQRVSPVTHSVGNCVKRVVVIVSSVMFFRTPVSAINAFGTGIALAGVFLYSRVKRIKPKAKTA; encoded by the exons ATGCAAAGCGCTGCTGCATTCACGGCCGCCCCTAATCTTCCTCTCCTTAAGCCTCGAAGATTATCCGCAAACCACGCGCCCGGCCACGTCGTTCTCTGTTCTAAACGACACGATTCCAATGTCGTCCCCCCTTCTCCCTCTGCCTTCCCGCCTATCCGCCGATCCTGGTCCCTCTCCTCCACTCCTTCCTCCATGTTCCGGCCTTGGACCGCCGTGCCGCTGCGGGATCCCGATACCACGGGCCGTTCTCAAGCCACGGCCGTGCCGGAGAGCGCCGGCGGTGAGGAACACCAGACGACTGAATTGGCTAGGAAGATAGAAGTTCTCCTGCTGATGGGCTTGTGGTACTTCTTCAATATCATCTTCAATATTTACAACAAACAG GTGCTGAAGGTTTATCGCTTTCCAGTAACCGTAACGACTTGTCAGTTTGGCGTGGGAACCGTACTGGTTTTGTTGTTGTGGacttttaatttgtatagACCAAAAGTTAGCAGCACCCAG CTTGCAGCTATTTTGCCGCTCGCATTGGTGCACACATTGGGTAACCTCTTTACTAATATGAGTCTTGGGAAAGTGGCTGTTTCATTCACTCACACGATTAAGGCTACGGAGCCATTCTTCTCTGTTCTCCTATCTGCTATGTTTCTAGGGGAG TTCCCCACTCTCTGGGTTGTTGGATCTCTAATACCTATTATGGGTGGTGTTGCGCTTGCATCAGTTACTGAGGTTTCTTTTAATTG GGCTGGTTTCTGGAGTGCAATGGCTTCCAATTTGACAAACCAATCTCGTAATGTCCTTAGCAAAAAAGTCATGGTGAATAAAGAG GAAGCTTTGGACAATATCACCCTATTTTCTATAATAACAGTCATGTCTTTCATCCTGATGATCCCCGTGACTCTCATTATGGAAGGTGTCACATTTACCCCTGCATACCTACAGTCTGCT GGTTTGAATCTTAAAGAGGTTTATGTAAGGTCACTTATCGCTGCAATCTGTTACCATGCTTATCAGCAG GTCTCTTACATGATATTACAGAGGGTAAGCCCTGTTACCCATTCAGTAGGCAATTGTGTGAAGAGGGTGGTGGTCATCGTGAGCTCTGTTATGTTCTTCCGAACTCCAGTCTCAGCTATCAATGCCTTTG GCACTGGGATCGCTCTTGCTGGAGTTTTCCTGTACTCAAGGGTGAAGCGCATTAAGCCAAAGGCAAAGACTGCTTAA